The Flavobacterium sp. M31R6 nucleotide sequence TTATTATTTACCACGATTCCGCCTCTAACGCCTACTTCAAGTCCAGAGACTCTTCCTAGTTCGTCGCGAGGTTTTATCCCAGCCGATATAACCAACATATTTACGTTTAACAATTCATCATCTGCAAACATCATCCCTTTTATGCTTTCTTCACCGGCGATGTATTGTGTTGCTTTATTAAGATGTATCCCTATATTTAATTCTTCTATTTTGGATTGGAGCATATCACTCGCGCCTTTGTCCAATTGTCTTGGCATTAATCGAGGTGCAAATTCAACTACATGAGGATTTAATCCTAAGTCGCGTACTGCTTTTGCAGCTTCTAATCCTAATAATCCACCACCAAGAACAGCAGCTTCGGTTGCTCCGTTGGCTTTAATTTTTTTGGCGTAAGCCATAATTGCGTCAAGATCTTCGATGGTTCTGTAAACAAAAACCCCTTCTTTTTCAACCCCATCTATTGGAGGTACAAAAGCAGCTGATCCTGTAGCCAAAACTAAGTAATCATACTCGTATGTTTTTTCTAAGTGCGTATGTATTGTTTTTTGTTCTCTATTGATATCTGTAATTAACTCCGAAGTGTTTAATATGATATTGTTGTCTTCATACCATGATGTCGTTGATAAAGACAAATCATCAGCGGTCTTACCAGCAAAGTACTCACTTAGGTGAACTCTGTCATAAGCGCGTCTTGGTTCTTCTCCAAATACTGTAATTTGATAATTTTCTTGCCCAGATTTCGAAATGAATTTCTCGCAAAATTTATAACCTACCATGCCGTTTCCGACTACTATCACATTAATCATAATCTGTTAATTAAGTATTATTACGCAAACATACGTATAAATACTTAATTTAAATACTTATTTTTTTATTTTTTTTCTAAAATAGAATGATTTTTAATAAACAGTAATTCGATTCTGAATAAATACGTAGTTGGATTTACTTCGTCAGTTCGCTATCGCTTGTGTGGGCGTGCCCCCGCTATACAGCATTTTAATTTCTAAGTATATTTCTGCTCCGGCGGGGTCAGGCTGTACGCTGTATTCCCGATTAACAAAAACTACGGCAAAAAAGCCTTGTTTTTCTAAATCGGGAGATGCCGCTTCCATCCTTCACGCGATTTACTGCTGAAGAGGAGGTTTTGTGGGTTGAAGAATTAGGAATATTAAAATTGGATGTAAGTTACATTAACTATATTCCTCTAATTTAAGATTCTATATTCATTAGGGGTATTGCCTACATGCTGTTTAAAGAAGCGAGTGAAATGCTGCGGATATTTAAATCCCAATTCATATGCCACTTCATTGATGGTTTTGTTAGTGTCAAATATTTTGTCTTTGGCGACATCAATAATTTTGTTTTGGATGTATTCCTGAGCTGATTTTCCGGTTTCTTTTTTAATGAGATCGCCAAAATAATTAGGAGATAAATTGAGTTCACTGGCGTAATAGGCAACGGAAGGCAACCCTAAAATATTAGGTTTATCCGAAGAAAAGTAACTGTTTAATAATTCTTCAAATTTCTCCACAGTTCCTTTGTTCTCAGTATCTCTGGTGATGAATTGACGATCGTAAAATCTTTCACAATAGTTTAAAAATAATTCAATATTTGAAGCAATAAGTTTTTTGCTGTGTTTGTCAATAGATTGTTTTAACTCATTCTCAATTTTAGAAAAACAATCCATTACAAGTTGTTTTTCTTGTTCGGACAAATGCAAGGCTTCGCTGGTATTATAGCTGAAAAAATTATAGTCATGAATACTTTTTGCAAGTGAAGTACCCCGAATTAAATCAGGATGAAATACCAATCCATGCCCCTTAGGCTGATAATAATCAATTTTGTTTTCTACGTCAATTATCTGACCCGGCGATATGAAAACCAAGGTTCCTTCCTGATAATCGTAATAATTTCGACCGTATTTTAAATCGCCGCAGTTCACTTGTTTTAAAAACACACAGTAAAGCTCGAAGTTCATTTTAGAACCTGTTCTTTCTTTTGCTTTTGAAAAATCAATTATGCTAACCAACGGATTCAATGTTGCATGATTATTAAAAGCATTGTACTCACTAATGGTCCCAAAATTAAATACTTGTTCCATGTCTTTTTTATTGTTTGTTATACAAATTTAAGTAATTGAGTGTAGTTTTAATAGCAGTTTGAGTTCAATCAGTAATCTTGGTAGCAGATTCAGTAATTCATATACCATTAGCCTCACATTTAGTTCTGAAATTTGCTGTAACGGAATAATTTAAAACTTTAAAGTGATTGTGATATGTTCAATGTAAAATTAAATAACGGTGTTGAAATGCCAATTTTAGGTTTTGGTGTTTTTCAAATTCCAGATGCAGTCGAATGTGAGCAAGCTGTAATAAATGCTATTGAAAGCGGGTATCGTTTAATAGATACAGCTGCATCATACCAAAATGAAACTGCTGTTGGAAATGCAATAAAAAGCTCTGGAATTGCCCGTGAAGAATTGTTTATCACGACCAAGCTGTGGGTTCAGGATGCAGGATATGAACAGACAAAAGCTGCTTTTCAAAGATCTTTGGATAAGTTGCAACTCGATTATTTGGATTTATATCTTATTCATCAACCTTATGGTGATGTATTTGGTTCATGGCGCGCCATGCAGAAATTGTATGCCGAAGGTAAAGTAAGAGCCATTGGTGTAGCCAATTTTCATCCAGATAGAGTGATGGATTTGATAATAAACAGTGGTTTTGCACCAGCCATCAATCAAATAGAAACACACCCATTTGATCAGCAGATTGCAACGCAAAGCTTTTTAGAAGATAACAATGTACAAATTCAGTCATGGGGACCTTTTGCGGAAGGGAAAAATAATATTTTCCACAATGATCTTTTGACCAAAATTGGTAATAAACATGATAAAAGCGTTGCGCAGGTAATACTTCGTTGGCTGATTCAAAGAAATATTGTAGCTATTCCTAAATCCGTTCGTAAAGGAAGAATGCTTGAGAATTTTACCATTTTCGATTTTGAATTATCAGCAGATGATATGAAAATAATTGAGACTCTGGACACAAAAGAAAGTTTGTTTTTTGACCACAGAGACCCAAATATGGTAAAATGGTTGAGCGAAAGAAAGTTGGATTTATAATTATCAAAACTTTTATATAATTAAAAATATAATTATGAATCGTAGAAATCTTTTAAAAACTGCAGGACTTGCAATAGCTGGAAGTGCATTAGTACCCTTATCTTCTTTTGCTCAATCTTCAAATTCGGAAACTAAATTTTTCGATAATGATAACTCAGTGAACTCAATTCCTAGTAAGCGTAAACTTGGTGCTACTCTTGAAGTTTCAAGCATAGGACTCGGCGTTCAGAACATGACCCGCACGTACCAAACTATAATTCCTTCTCGTCCAGAAATGATCAACATCATTCGAACAGCCTTTGATAAAGGAATTACACTATTTGATGCTGCAGAGGCTTACGGTCCTTTTGAAGTGGAACGAATTCTTGGCGAAGGGATAGCTCCCTTCCGCGACAATATTGTCATCGAAACAAAGTTTGGCTGGAATATTGACCAAGAAACAGGTAAGCGATTACCGGGATTAAACAGTCGTCCTGAACACATTAAAATTGTAGTAGATGGAATGCTTAAAAGACTTCGTACCGACAGAATTGATTTATTGTACCAACACCGTGTAGATCCACAAGTTCCTATTGAAGATGTAGTTGGAGCTATTCAGGATTTGATAAAAGAAGGTAAGGTATTGCATTATGGATTGTCCGAGCCTGGATCTCAAACAGTAAGACGAGCACATAAAATTCATCCCATTGCGGCTATTCAAAATGAATATTCTTTGCTGTGGCGTGGTCCGGAAAAGGAAATCATACCACTTTGTGAGGAACTCGGTATTGGTTTCGTCCCATGGAGTCCGCTTGGAGTGGGTTTTTTAACTGGTGCCATTGATGCCGATACACACTTCGCTCAAGGCGATATTAGAGGAAATGAGACTCGTTTCTCAGCAGAGAATCTACCGAATAACTTAAAAATAGTAGATTTATTAAAAAAATGGAGTACACAAAAACTGGCTACCCCTGCCCAAATTTCATTAGCTTGGTTATTGGCACAAAAGCCTTGGGTTGTTCCGATACCGGGTACTACACAAATGGCTCACATGTTGGAAAATATTGGAGCATCAGCTATAAAATTCACCACAGATGAATTAAAGGAATTCAATAAACAATTGAATGTAATTCCAATTTTGGGTGAACGATTACCAGCCTTTGTTCAAGCTTTTTCTGATGTAGAAGCACCATTAAAGAAAAAATAAAAGAATTTAAAAATTCAATTTAACTTTAAATTATACCAAATGAAAATATTAATTATGGGTCTTATTGCAGTAGCCAGTTTCCAATTTTCTTTTGCACAAGAAAATACAACGAGTACAGTTATTAAGAATTACACGGTAGTTGAACAAGAAGTTATTCAGCTTTCTAAAGATAAATGGCAATGGATGGCCGATAAAAATATCGACAAACTTACGCCTTTGTTTGACGATAAATCGGTCTTTGTCCACATGGGAGGAAGTTGGGGGAAAATCCAAGAAATTAATGTGATTAAAAGTGGAATGATTCATTACAAGAAAGCAGATATTCAAGAAGTATCAGTAAATATTATCGGTAATACTGCGATACTTTTAAACAGAATTACACTATTGGCAGTAGTGGGAGGAAATGAAGTTACCAATCCGTTTATTGTAACGGAAGTGTATATAAAAGAAAAGAAAAGTTGGAAACTTGGCTCATTGTCGTTTACTAAGCTAATGACACCTGAGCATTAATATTCATTTAAATTATTATCAAGATGAAGAAAATAGTAACAGGTTTAGCAATTATCATTAGTTGTAGTTTATATGGACAGCAAAAGGTTGTTAATACTGCCCCGGAAGTCTCACCAATAGTCAAAACAGCCTCCGGATCAGTACGTGGAGTAACTGATGGGGATGTTTCGGTCTTTAAGGGGATTCCCTTTGCTGCTCCGCCAGTCGGTGAATATCGCTGGCGCCCACCGCAACCCATAAAAGCTTGGGTTGGAGTTCGCGATGCAAGCAAATTTGGATCAAATTGTGCACAAGCGGGATGGGGTGCTGCACCTGGGGCAATTTCAGAAGGGTCATCAGAAGATGGCCTGTACCTCAATTTGTGGTTGCCTGCCGGTACTAAACCGAGAGCAAAACTACCGGTTATGATATGGATCCATGGAGGTGGATTCGTATTTGGCAGCGGTTCCCAACCTGACTTTTCTGGAGTTCAATTTGCCAAACAGGGTGTAATCCTTATGACCTTTAACTATCGTCTCGGGCGTCTTGGTTTTTTTGCGTTCCCTGCGTTAAGCAAAGAACATCCAGAAGAGCCTAAAGGGAATTATGCTTATATGGACCAGATTGCCGCACTCAAATGGGTAAAGGAAAACATTGCCGCTTTTGGTGGTAATCCGAAAAATGTAACTATTTTCGGCGAGTCTGCGGGCGGCGTTTCGGTACATTCACTTCTGACCATACCCGCTGCAAAAGGGCTTTTCCAAAAGGCAATCTGTGAGTCGGGAGGTGGCCGTGATGGTGTTCTTACCGGAAGACCAATACATGCAGATAATGCCGACCGGCATTATCCTGTTTCAGCAGAAACAATAGGAATAAACTTTGCACGCAAACATGGAATCGAAGGAACAGATGCAGATGCACTGACGAAACTCCGCTCTCTTAGTGTTGCCGATATTGTAGATGGAGGTCAGGAAACCGATGGCCCCAAAGGTTTGCCTATCTATTCTGGCTCAATTCTCGACGGTAAACTGGTTGTTGAAACTGCAGAGAGCGCCTACAAAGCAGGGAGGCAAGCTAATGTTCCTCTTCTCATCGGCTCGAATAGTGCGGAAGTTTCGGCAGGTTTTGTTAACGCAAAATCTAAGGAAGAACTACTGTCTTATTTTGGAAACCTGAGTAAAGAAGTTGAAACTGCATATGATCCTGATGGGACAAATGATTTCGCTAAGATATTGACACTTGTTAATACTGATAAAGTGTGGGCAGAACCTGCTCGATTTACGGCAAGAATTTTTACAGTAAAAAAGGTGCCTGCTTATTTGTATCTTTTCTCTTATGTGTCTGAATCAATGAAAGAAAGGATGACGTTTGGCGCATCTCATGGTTCGGAAATCCCTTATGTATTCGATAATCTTACTGAGCGTAATGGATTTACCGTTACGCCAAAAGATAAAGAAGTTGCCAAAATGATGAATAGTTATTGGATAAACTTCGCCAAAACAGGTAATCCAAATGGTAAGGAATTACCAAAATGGCCTATTTACGATTCAAATAAAAATGAGGTATTCGAATTCAAACCTGATGGAACGGCAGGCATTGTTGGTGACGAAAGGAAAATACGGCTTGATGTAATTGAGAAGTCAGTTGAGAATAAATAGTAATAAAATTGAGAAAATAAGATAATATGAAAAACAAAATCACTAGAAGATGGAGTATTTTCTGTTTGTTATTGATAATAAGCAGTCCCTCACTTATTGCACAAAAGAAAGCAAAGCAAAAGCCAATAATTATAGAAGAGCAGGGTAGTTTTGCTGTGGGAGGTACAATTATAAAAAACTCTGGTACATTCGATCCCTATAAACCCACTCCTGAAGGACAAACTTTTCATGGGGATCATGCCTATGTTTTTTATCAAATTCCAGTAAATGCACACAAGTTACCATTAGTGATGTGGCATGGCATAGGTCAGTTTTCTAAAACATGGGAAACCACGCCTGATGGACGAGAAGGGTATCAAAATATTTTTCTCCGCAGAAATTTCCCTGTTTATGTGATTGACCAACCAAGAAGAGGTAACGCAGGAAGAAGTACTGTTGCTGCTACCATCAATCCAACACCTGATGAACAGCAATGGTTTGATGTCTTCCGTATAGGTGTATGGCCCAATTATTTTGAAGGTGTTCAATTTGCTAGAGATTCAATTACTCTCAATCAGTACTTTCGCTCTATGACGCCAAGTATTGGTGCTATCGACAGTAATCTTAATTCGGATGCCGTTTCTGCATTATTCAACAAAATAGGTCCTGGAATTTTAGTTACGCATTCCCATTCTGGTGGTATGGGATGGCTCACTGCTGTAAAAAATAAAAATGTCAAAGCAATAGTAGCTTACGAACCAGGTAGTGGATTCTTGTTTCCTGAAGGTCAAGTGCCATCACCTTTAACAAGTTCGGCGGGTTCCTTAGAAGCAAGCTCGGTTCCAATGGAAGACTTTATGCAACTTACCAAAATACCTATTGTTATTTATTACGGCGATAATATTCCTGAAAGCCCTTCAAACAATCCTGGGGCAGATGGATGGAGAGTACGTCTGCAGATGGCACGCTTATGGCGAGATGCAGTAAACAAAAACGGAGGTGATGTAACTGTAATCCACCTGCCCGAAATAGGAATTAAAGGCAATACACATTTTCCTTTTTCAGATTTAAATAATATTGAGGTTGCTGACCTAATGAGTAAATGGCTAAAGGAAAAGGGTTTGGATAAGTAATAAAATAATTATGAAGCAATTTAGAAATTTTGGTTTTAAAGTTATGGTATTAAGTTTTGCTTTATTTTCTAATTGTACAGAAGCACAAGATTTAGAATCAACAGATAAAAAATTAAGTGAGAAGCAAAAAAGCATTTTAACCATTGCATCACTTACAGCTAAAGGTGATTTAGTCAACTTAAAAACAGAGCTAAATACAGGGCTTGAAGCAGGGCTTACAGTAAATGAAATAAAAGAAGTATTGGTTCATCTGTACGCTTATTGTGGATTTCCACGCAGTATTCGTGGCTTGCAAACTTTTATGGAAGTACTTAACGAGCGAAAAACTAAAGGTATTATTGATAAACAAGGTAATGAAGCAACTTTAATCAAAGAAGATCATAATAAATACGATAGAGGGAAAAAGATTTTGGAGGAACTTACCAAAACTCCACAACCGAACACACTTGTAGGATATTCAGCTTTTGCACCGACAATAGATACTTTTCTTAAAGAACATTTGTTTGCCGATATTTTTGAACGAGATGTTTTAACCTTCGCTCAAAGGGAGTTGGTTACGATTTCTGTTATCAGTGCAATTGGTGATGCTGAGCCAATGCTGAAAGCTCATTTGTCAATTGCTGTAAATGTTGGTTTAACGCCTGAACAGCTGAAAGAATTTATTGTTGTAATCAAACCAATCATAGGTAAAAAGAAAACAAAAGCAGCAAAAGAAGTATTGAACGAAGTGTTGAAAAGCAAATAGCTCAATAATTTAAAAAATAAAAGAAATGAAAAAAGTATCATTAATAATCGCATTAGCAATTGCAATAACAGCTATAAATATGTCAAATGCTCAAAATACATATAAACAAAATCCTTTTACTTTGGTATATGAAGGAGCCATTATCAAAAATGAAATAGGGAAAGTAAACATCCATCCTGTTACCTATAAAATTAAAGAAATTGCAATTGTTGCCAATGTTTACACACCGGCAAATTTTGACTTTTCAAAAAAATATTCTACAATAGTTATTGCTCATCCTAATGGTGGTGTAAAAGAACAGGTAGCAGGTTTATATGCACAACGATTAGCAGAACAGGGTTATATAACCATCACAGCAGATGCGGCATACCAAGGAGGTAGTGGCGGAGAGCCCCGTAATGTGGATAAACCGGCAAACCGAATTGAAGATATACACGCAATGGCGGACTATATTTCTCAATATAAAGGTGTTGACACAGAAAGACTTGGATTACTCGGAATTTGCGGCGGCGGCGGTTATTCTTTAAAGGCTGCACAGTCAGATAAACGATTTAAGGCAATTGCTACATTAAGTATGTTCAATTCAGGTGTAGTAAGGCGTAACGGTTTTATGAACTCACAATTTTCAACGATCCAGGAACGATTAAAGCAAGCTTCAGATGCGCGTGCCCAAGAAGCGGCAGGTGGTGAAATTATGTATGTGGGTAATACTCAACTCACGGATAAACAAATAGCCGCACTACCGTTTGATTTATATCGTGAAGGATTTGACTATTACGGCAAAACACATGCTCATCCAAATTCTACATTTAAATACACAAAGAGTAGTCTGATGGATTTAATGACATTTGATGCCAGTACCAATATGGACTTGATAAATCAGCCTTTGTTAATGATAGCAGGCAGCAAAGCTGATTCCTTTTATATGACAGATGATGCATTTAATAAAGCAACCAATGCAAAAACTAAAGAATTATTTCTGATTGATGGAGCTACACATATACAAACCTATTGGAAACCCGAATATGTATCGCAAGCAGTTAATAAACTGGTGAATTTTTATCAAATTAATCTTAAAATTTAAAAAGATGAAGTTTAAAAATTTAGTTATACTATTTATGATTGGAGTGTTTACTTTTTCTTGCAAAGCACAAAATAAATCGATCATTTTTCCAAAAGGAGAAAAAATCACAAACAATAATTTTACAGGAAATGCTTATTTACAAATGCTTGTAGCTCCTGATAGTCTCAATCCGATATCTGTTGGGAATGTAACTTTTGATCCTGGAGCAAGAACTAAATGGCATGTTCATCCGGCCGGTCAAATATTGTTAGTGACCGACGGTGTAGGATATTATCAGGAAAAAGGTAAAGCAAAAGAAATCCTTCGGAAAGGGGATGTGAAAAAATGTCCCCCAAATATTCCACATTGGCATGGTGCAAGCGCCAATTCAGCCTTTGTTCAAGTAGCAATAACAGGAAGAGAAAAAGGGGAAACGATTTGGTTGGAATCTGTAAGTGATGAGCAGTACAATCATTTATAATTTCCAAAATACGTTACTTTAGAAATGTCGAGCTGTTTTGTATATTTTAAAGACATTGTGTTTTAGGCTTGGTCTTAAATGAAAACACAATTGTTCTTATTAAAATCACTGCCCTAGCCCTGATAGAAGTGAAAATCCTTGTGAGCTGGGGTTCGGCTCGCAAGATTACTTCACGGTACTTTTATTTTTATGGGAGTTCAGTGAACTTCGTTTGTAGCGGATAGCAGGACACGAGCGAAGTGAACTGACGAAGTAAATAGCTCCTAATTATTCTATTTATAAAATTCCCCAATGTGCCATAGAATTCCGGATGGGTCGTGAATAAAGCATTCTTTGCCCCAATCCATTTCGCGAATCGGGACTAATTTTACATTTT carries:
- a CDS encoding nuclear transport factor 2 family protein, with protein sequence MKILIMGLIAVASFQFSFAQENTTSTVIKNYTVVEQEVIQLSKDKWQWMADKNIDKLTPLFDDKSVFVHMGGSWGKIQEINVIKSGMIHYKKADIQEVSVNIIGNTAILLNRITLLAVVGGNEVTNPFIVTEVYIKEKKSWKLGSLSFTKLMTPEH
- a CDS encoding alpha/beta hydrolase; the protein is MKKVSLIIALAIAITAINMSNAQNTYKQNPFTLVYEGAIIKNEIGKVNIHPVTYKIKEIAIVANVYTPANFDFSKKYSTIVIAHPNGGVKEQVAGLYAQRLAEQGYITITADAAYQGGSGGEPRNVDKPANRIEDIHAMADYISQYKGVDTERLGLLGICGGGGYSLKAAQSDKRFKAIATLSMFNSGVVRRNGFMNSQFSTIQERLKQASDARAQEAAGGEIMYVGNTQLTDKQIAALPFDLYREGFDYYGKTHAHPNSTFKYTKSSLMDLMTFDASTNMDLINQPLLMIAGSKADSFYMTDDAFNKATNAKTKELFLIDGATHIQTYWKPEYVSQAVNKLVNFYQINLKI
- a CDS encoding cupin domain-containing protein; the encoded protein is MKFKNLVILFMIGVFTFSCKAQNKSIIFPKGEKITNNNFTGNAYLQMLVAPDSLNPISVGNVTFDPGARTKWHVHPAGQILLVTDGVGYYQEKGKAKEILRKGDVKKCPPNIPHWHGASANSAFVQVAITGREKGETIWLESVSDEQYNHL
- a CDS encoding aldo/keto reductase; its protein translation is MFNVKLNNGVEMPILGFGVFQIPDAVECEQAVINAIESGYRLIDTAASYQNETAVGNAIKSSGIAREELFITTKLWVQDAGYEQTKAAFQRSLDKLQLDYLDLYLIHQPYGDVFGSWRAMQKLYAEGKVRAIGVANFHPDRVMDLIINSGFAPAINQIETHPFDQQIATQSFLEDNNVQIQSWGPFAEGKNNIFHNDLLTKIGNKHDKSVAQVILRWLIQRNIVAIPKSVRKGRMLENFTIFDFELSADDMKIIETLDTKESLFFDHRDPNMVKWLSERKLDL
- a CDS encoding aldo/keto reductase codes for the protein MNRRNLLKTAGLAIAGSALVPLSSFAQSSNSETKFFDNDNSVNSIPSKRKLGATLEVSSIGLGVQNMTRTYQTIIPSRPEMINIIRTAFDKGITLFDAAEAYGPFEVERILGEGIAPFRDNIVIETKFGWNIDQETGKRLPGLNSRPEHIKIVVDGMLKRLRTDRIDLLYQHRVDPQVPIEDVVGAIQDLIKEGKVLHYGLSEPGSQTVRRAHKIHPIAAIQNEYSLLWRGPEKEIIPLCEELGIGFVPWSPLGVGFLTGAIDADTHFAQGDIRGNETRFSAENLPNNLKIVDLLKKWSTQKLATPAQISLAWLLAQKPWVVPIPGTTQMAHMLENIGASAIKFTTDELKEFNKQLNVIPILGERLPAFVQAFSDVEAPLKKK
- a CDS encoding AraC family transcriptional regulator is translated as MEQVFNFGTISEYNAFNNHATLNPLVSIIDFSKAKERTGSKMNFELYCVFLKQVNCGDLKYGRNYYDYQEGTLVFISPGQIIDVENKIDYYQPKGHGLVFHPDLIRGTSLAKSIHDYNFFSYNTSEALHLSEQEKQLVMDCFSKIENELKQSIDKHSKKLIASNIELFLNYCERFYDRQFITRDTENKGTVEKFEELLNSYFSSDKPNILGLPSVAYYASELNLSPNYFGDLIKKETGKSAQEYIQNKIIDVAKDKIFDTNKTINEVAYELGFKYPQHFTRFFKQHVGNTPNEYRILN
- a CDS encoding alpha/beta fold hydrolase; translated protein: MKNKITRRWSIFCLLLIISSPSLIAQKKAKQKPIIIEEQGSFAVGGTIIKNSGTFDPYKPTPEGQTFHGDHAYVFYQIPVNAHKLPLVMWHGIGQFSKTWETTPDGREGYQNIFLRRNFPVYVIDQPRRGNAGRSTVAATINPTPDEQQWFDVFRIGVWPNYFEGVQFARDSITLNQYFRSMTPSIGAIDSNLNSDAVSALFNKIGPGILVTHSHSGGMGWLTAVKNKNVKAIVAYEPGSGFLFPEGQVPSPLTSSAGSLEASSVPMEDFMQLTKIPIVIYYGDNIPESPSNNPGADGWRVRLQMARLWRDAVNKNGGDVTVIHLPEIGIKGNTHFPFSDLNNIEVADLMSKWLKEKGLDK
- a CDS encoding carboxymuconolactone decarboxylase family protein; protein product: MKQFRNFGFKVMVLSFALFSNCTEAQDLESTDKKLSEKQKSILTIASLTAKGDLVNLKTELNTGLEAGLTVNEIKEVLVHLYAYCGFPRSIRGLQTFMEVLNERKTKGIIDKQGNEATLIKEDHNKYDRGKKILEELTKTPQPNTLVGYSAFAPTIDTFLKEHLFADIFERDVLTFAQRELVTISVISAIGDAEPMLKAHLSIAVNVGLTPEQLKEFIVVIKPIIGKKKTKAAKEVLNEVLKSK
- a CDS encoding carboxylesterase/lipase family protein, which translates into the protein MKKIVTGLAIIISCSLYGQQKVVNTAPEVSPIVKTASGSVRGVTDGDVSVFKGIPFAAPPVGEYRWRPPQPIKAWVGVRDASKFGSNCAQAGWGAAPGAISEGSSEDGLYLNLWLPAGTKPRAKLPVMIWIHGGGFVFGSGSQPDFSGVQFAKQGVILMTFNYRLGRLGFFAFPALSKEHPEEPKGNYAYMDQIAALKWVKENIAAFGGNPKNVTIFGESAGGVSVHSLLTIPAAKGLFQKAICESGGGRDGVLTGRPIHADNADRHYPVSAETIGINFARKHGIEGTDADALTKLRSLSVADIVDGGQETDGPKGLPIYSGSILDGKLVVETAESAYKAGRQANVPLLIGSNSAEVSAGFVNAKSKEELLSYFGNLSKEVETAYDPDGTNDFAKILTLVNTDKVWAEPARFTARIFTVKKVPAYLYLFSYVSESMKERMTFGASHGSEIPYVFDNLTERNGFTVTPKDKEVAKMMNSYWINFAKTGNPNGKELPKWPIYDSNKNEVFEFKPDGTAGIVGDERKIRLDVIEKSVENK